One Chloroflexota bacterium DNA window includes the following coding sequences:
- a CDS encoding sigma-70 family RNA polymerase sigma factor, translating into MIENSSDTLTDSDRELILACRKGNVGAWERVLQKYERLVFSVPLHYGFSREDAADVTQLTFTILMQRLNDLREDSHLGAWLTTVARRHTWRLFRRANREVTTDDDDFVETVSALGKPGNDPIDRWEMTQWVDQGLTQLNERCRMILLALYFDSQEPSYAEIASRLGIPVGSVGPTRARCLERLKQVLQES; encoded by the coding sequence GTGATCGAGAATTCTTCTGACACTCTAACCGACTCGGATCGGGAACTGATCCTGGCTTGTCGCAAAGGCAATGTTGGGGCCTGGGAGCGCGTCCTGCAAAAATATGAGCGCCTGGTATTTTCCGTTCCACTTCATTATGGCTTCAGCCGCGAAGACGCCGCCGACGTGACTCAACTTACGTTCACCATCCTCATGCAACGGCTAAATGATTTGCGCGAAGACAGCCATCTCGGCGCGTGGCTCACCACGGTGGCCCGGCGGCACACCTGGCGCTTGTTCCGGCGGGCTAACCGAGAAGTTACCACCGACGACGATGATTTTGTCGAAACGGTCTCGGCGCTGGGCAAGCCCGGCAACGATCCAATTGACCGGTGGGAAATGACGCAATGGGTGGATCAGGGATTAACCCAGCTCAACGAGCGTTGCCGGATGATTCTGCTGGCCCTCTACTTCGACTCGCAGGAGCCTTCGTACGCCGAAATCGCCAGCCGCCTGGGCATTCCGGTCGGCAGTGTCGGCCCCACCCGCGCCCGGTGCCTGGAACGGCTGAAGCAGGTTCTACAGGAGTCGTAA
- a CDS encoding pyridoxal-phosphate dependent enzyme: MTPPAFTSRLSSFPRARLGHFPTPLEPLPHLTQTLGGSTLWVKRDDAVGPAMGGNKTRKLEFLFGEAQAHQATAVATFGGLQSNFARQMTAGARALGLEPHCFYFASRPKKLEGNLLLNELMDAHLHFIPFGQSDEPSMTLEQSVRLVRWVAQVTPSLWDKRLYFMPVGGHTPVGCLGYVLAAMEIEEQLRERGVEQATIVTAVGTGGTLAGLMAGFHLAGSKHNVLGIDVGKLWRAFPASIASLASEICALLGQSRKFTAADVPMIERTYVGQAYARPTPESQDAMRLVARQEGLVLDPVYSSKAMAGLVDLARSGQGRWKPGEHAVFLHTGGMPTLWATS; the protein is encoded by the coding sequence GTGACTCCACCAGCATTCACTTCCCGCCTCTCTTCTTTCCCCCGTGCCCGCCTCGGCCATTTCCCCACGCCGCTAGAGCCACTGCCCCACTTAACTCAAACGCTGGGCGGGTCGACTCTGTGGGTGAAGCGCGACGATGCTGTTGGCCCGGCGATGGGCGGCAACAAGACTCGCAAGCTGGAATTTTTGTTTGGCGAAGCTCAAGCGCACCAGGCAACTGCCGTGGCTACGTTTGGCGGACTGCAATCCAACTTCGCCCGGCAGATGACCGCCGGGGCGCGGGCGCTCGGCCTCGAACCGCACTGCTTCTATTTCGCCTCCCGTCCCAAAAAGCTGGAAGGCAATTTGTTGTTGAACGAGTTGATGGACGCGCATCTACACTTCATCCCCTTCGGCCAAAGCGACGAGCCTTCGATGACGTTGGAGCAGTCGGTGCGGTTGGTGCGCTGGGTGGCGCAGGTGACGCCGTCTCTGTGGGACAAGCGACTCTACTTCATGCCCGTCGGCGGCCACACCCCCGTTGGCTGTTTGGGCTACGTGCTGGCGGCGATGGAAATCGAAGAGCAGTTGCGCGAGCGTGGCGTCGAGCAGGCCACAATTGTCACTGCGGTTGGCACAGGTGGAACACTGGCCGGGCTGATGGCCGGGTTTCACTTGGCAGGTAGCAAACACAACGTGCTCGGCATTGACGTGGGCAAGTTGTGGCGGGCCTTCCCGGCGTCCATTGCCTCACTTGCTTCAGAGATTTGCGCCCTGCTCGGCCAGTCGCGCAAGTTCACTGCCGCCGATGTGCCGATGATCGAGCGAACTTACGTCGGCCAAGCTTACGCCCGCCCCACGCCAGAATCGCAAGACGCGATGCGGCTTGTGGCGAGGCAGGAAGGGCTGGTGCTCGATCCGGTCTACTCGTCGAAGGCGATGGCGGGGTTGGTGGATTTAGCGCGAAGCGGGCAGGGGCGATGGAAGCCGGGCGAACACGCCGTTTTCTTGCACACTGGCGGCATGCCGACTTTGTGGGCAACATCGTAG
- a CDS encoding DUF1361 domain-containing protein — translation MFETLYRTHRFFANQLLYPMLLSSGLAFGLFAGRVYLSHSWTYRFLIWNLFLAWIPYLCSLWAAHLHRNAPQRWWALLLPGAIWFIFFPNAPYLVTDFVHLAVRPPVSFWYDLTMLATFAWTGCLLAIASLSNMQTLAQAHLGRILGWLFALGALGLGGLGVYMGRFLRWNSWDLFFNPYSVLADVIDRVLNPFDHVRTFGFAFVFATLLFACYWTFTSIQHREHIQE, via the coding sequence ATGTTTGAGACTCTATATCGAACCCATCGCTTCTTTGCCAATCAACTGCTTTACCCGATGTTGCTGTCGAGCGGGCTGGCCTTTGGCCTGTTTGCCGGGCGCGTTTACCTGAGCCACAGTTGGACTTACCGCTTCCTGATCTGGAATCTATTCCTGGCCTGGATACCTTACCTGTGCAGTTTGTGGGCGGCGCACCTGCACCGCAACGCGCCCCAACGCTGGTGGGCCTTGCTCCTGCCCGGCGCGATCTGGTTCATCTTCTTCCCCAACGCGCCCTACCTCGTCACCGACTTTGTGCATCTGGCCGTGCGCCCGCCGGTTTCGTTCTGGTACGATCTGACTATGCTGGCAACCTTCGCCTGGACGGGTTGCTTGCTGGCAATTGCTTCACTCAGCAATATGCAAACGTTGGCGCAAGCGCACCTGGGCCGCATCCTCGGCTGGCTGTTCGCGCTTGGGGCGCTGGGGCTGGGCGGCCTCGGCGTTTACATGGGCCGCTTCCTGCGCTGGAACAGTTGGGACTTGTTCTTCAATCCATACAGCGTGCTGGCTGATGTGATTGATCGCGTTCTCAATCCCTTCGATCACGTTCGCACCTTTGGCTTCGCATTTGTGTTCGCCACGCTCTTGTTTGCCTGCTACTGGACGTTCACATCCATTCAACACCGCGAGCATATCCAAGAGTAG
- a CDS encoding M28 family peptidase → MRFNPETALRYASQMARPRRVGSGEEDVVARELVARLQSFGYQAELQPFSFTTGVNTAIAVEVGLSLLLIALAIWNSRLAPWAAIMILGLALLFERLNRLVEAVSVRPDSGSAASGWAAASNILATRPSDSSLPSLYLVAHYDSKSQRVPLLVRMMMFVVVLGGGVAFAALTLLGLEATAAIVGMAVIVVGLPLVFLVPDSGNESPGAIDNASGAGLVLHLAECLAEHQGLNVIVLITSAEEMAVMGAAAFVRRNESVLRQQAEGGGLFVLNFDGVGVAGKLYYADSRNRIGRLAGLITQIGNERRSPLSRFAWVGVLFDHIPFAQHGFDAVTLVTLGKASLSVHTAGDTADKLNVRGFAQAGQVALEVAEKLAKSGVAREIIA, encoded by the coding sequence GTGAGATTCAACCCCGAAACTGCTCTGCGTTACGCCAGCCAGATGGCCCGCCCGCGCCGCGTTGGCTCCGGCGAAGAGGACGTCGTCGCTCGTGAACTTGTCGCCCGCCTGCAAAGCTTTGGCTATCAGGCCGAGCTTCAACCCTTCAGCTTCACTACCGGCGTCAACACCGCCATTGCCGTCGAAGTCGGACTCAGCCTGTTGTTGATCGCGCTTGCGATTTGGAATAGCAGGCTCGCGCCCTGGGCGGCGATTATGATTCTGGGACTGGCTTTGCTCTTTGAGCGGCTCAATCGCCTGGTGGAAGCCGTCTCGGTCAGGCCCGACTCCGGTTCAGCCGCCTCTGGCTGGGCGGCGGCTTCTAACATTCTCGCCACGCGCCCAAGCGACTCTTCTTTGCCCAGCTTGTATCTCGTCGCTCACTATGACTCGAAGAGCCAGCGCGTCCCGCTCCTGGTTCGCATGATGATGTTCGTCGTCGTCCTCGGCGGCGGCGTGGCCTTTGCCGCCCTGACTCTGTTGGGGCTAGAGGCAACGGCGGCCATCGTTGGCATGGCCGTGATCGTCGTCGGCTTGCCCCTCGTCTTCCTCGTCCCCGATTCGGGCAACGAGTCGCCTGGCGCGATTGACAACGCTTCGGGAGCCGGGTTGGTTCTGCACCTGGCCGAGTGTCTGGCCGAGCATCAAGGCTTGAACGTGATTGTCTTGATTACGAGCGCCGAAGAAATGGCGGTGATGGGCGCGGCGGCTTTTGTGAGGCGCAACGAATCTGTTTTGCGCCAGCAGGCTGAAGGCGGCGGTCTGTTCGTGCTCAACTTCGACGGCGTAGGCGTGGCTGGCAAACTGTATTACGCCGACTCGCGCAATCGTATCGGACGGTTGGCCGGCCTCATCACGCAAATTGGAAACGAGCGGCGGTCGCCCCTGAGTCGATTCGCCTGGGTCGGCGTGTTGTTCGATCACATTCCGTTTGCTCAACACGGCTTCGACGCGGTTACGCTGGTCACGCTTGGCAAGGCGTCGCTCTCTGTTCACACGGCTGGCGATACGGCAGATAAGTTGAATGTGAGAGGCTTCGCCCAAGCGGGGCAAGTGGCATTAGAAGTTGCTGAGAAGCTGGCAAAATCGGGGGTGGCGCGGGAAATCATCGCTTGA
- a CDS encoding aminopeptidase P family protein, with the protein MPTSINIPPVEFEARAARLLEHVQAQGLSGVVLFDSHYILYFTGFAFIPTERPIAFVMNAKGEKAMFVPRLELEHAKARTGFERVDHYVEYPHEPHPMETFRRVLIEMRVLGRSKIGAVGVDHDGYPWIFGYRGPSLSELGGDNVVHLNAFIEDLMMVKSKAEIALIRESVKWGHLAHRLLQKYTKAGATETEVSLRASHEATLAMLDTIGPLYRAQSMYGDGPSAGYRGQIGRNAAIPHALANNIIFQEGDVLVTGAGAPMWGYNSELERTMIVGQPSNDQRQMFDYMKQAQETAFAAMLPGAKCSDVDRAVRKFYEENDLMKFWKHHSGHAIGLRYHEGPFLDVGDHTELKPGMVFTVEPGLYAPELGGFRHSDTVLIAEDGLEIMTYYPRDLESLII; encoded by the coding sequence ATGCCGACTTCAATCAATATCCCGCCTGTCGAGTTCGAGGCCCGCGCCGCCAGACTGCTTGAGCACGTTCAGGCGCAGGGTTTGAGTGGCGTGGTTCTGTTTGACAGCCACTACATTTTATATTTCACCGGCTTCGCCTTCATTCCTACCGAGCGCCCGATTGCCTTTGTGATGAACGCCAAAGGCGAGAAGGCCATGTTCGTGCCGCGACTCGAACTGGAACACGCCAAAGCCAGGACCGGCTTCGAGCGCGTGGATCACTACGTCGAGTATCCGCACGAACCGCACCCGATGGAAACCTTTCGCAGGGTGCTGATCGAAATGCGAGTGCTGGGGCGGAGCAAGATCGGGGCGGTGGGAGTTGATCACGACGGCTACCCCTGGATTTTCGGGTATCGCGGCCCGTCGTTGAGCGAGTTGGGCGGCGACAATGTCGTGCATCTCAACGCCTTCATCGAAGACCTGATGATGGTCAAGAGCAAAGCTGAAATTGCATTGATCCGCGAGAGTGTGAAGTGGGGACATTTGGCGCATCGCCTTTTACAGAAGTATACGAAGGCCGGCGCGACCGAAACCGAAGTGAGCCTGCGCGCCAGCCACGAGGCCACGCTGGCGATGCTGGACACGATTGGGCCGTTATATCGCGCCCAGAGCATGTACGGCGACGGCCCCTCGGCGGGTTATCGCGGCCAGATCGGGCGCAACGCCGCCATTCCGCACGCGCTGGCCAATAACATCATCTTTCAGGAAGGCGATGTGCTGGTGACGGGCGCCGGCGCGCCGATGTGGGGCTACAACTCGGAGTTGGAGCGGACGATGATCGTGGGCCAGCCGAGTAACGATCAGCGGCAGATGTTTGACTACATGAAGCAGGCGCAGGAGACGGCGTTTGCGGCCATGTTGCCCGGCGCGAAATGCTCGGACGTGGACAGGGCGGTGCGAAAGTTTTATGAAGAGAACGACCTGATGAAGTTCTGGAAGCATCATTCCGGCCACGCCATCGGGTTGCGTTATCACGAAGGGCCGTTTTTGGATGTGGGCGATCACACCGAGTTGAAGCCGGGGATGGTCTTTACGGTGGAGCCGGGTCTGTACGCGCCCGAACTGGGGGGCTTCCGCCACTCAGACACGGTGCTGATTGCTGAAGACGGGCTGGAAATTATGACCTACTACCCGCGCGATCTGGAAAGCTTGATCATTTAA
- a CDS encoding FAD-dependent oxidoreductase: MSHTNLTVYGAVWCEDCKRAKKFLGEQRVHYNWVDIEQNADGLALVERVNKGKRIIPTIVFDDGGALVEPSNADLAAKLGLQTRARMAYYDLICVGGGPASLTAALYAAREGLEVLVIEKSGLGGQAGVTERLENFPGFPDGIGGADFADRLTRQARRFNVELLQAQEVVEIREEEESVYVKTADGNEYGTKAVLVATGSTYRRLGAPGEEDLIGAGIHFCATCDGPFYRGKHIVVVGGGNSAGEESLFLTRFADKVTILVRGEEMTASKVVIDKVKENPKIDLRHNTEVVEFHGENGKLSAVTIKNAKTGATEKLTPAGAFIFIGLKPNTGWLPSGIKRDMYGFIETNAMLETTMKGVFAAGDSRKGSTKQAASAVGEGATAALMVREYLKGV; this comes from the coding sequence ATGTCACACACAAACCTCACTGTTTACGGCGCTGTCTGGTGCGAAGACTGCAAGCGGGCCAAGAAGTTCCTCGGCGAGCAACGAGTCCACTACAACTGGGTGGACATCGAACAAAACGCCGACGGCCTGGCCCTGGTCGAGCGCGTGAACAAGGGCAAGCGCATCATCCCCACCATCGTCTTTGACGACGGCGGCGCCCTGGTCGAGCCAAGCAACGCCGACCTGGCCGCCAAGCTTGGCCTGCAAACCCGGGCCCGGATGGCTTATTACGACTTGATCTGCGTTGGCGGCGGCCCGGCCAGCCTGACGGCGGCGCTTTATGCCGCCCGCGAAGGCCTGGAGGTGCTGGTCATCGAGAAGAGCGGCCTGGGCGGCCAGGCCGGAGTCACCGAGCGGCTCGAAAACTTCCCCGGCTTCCCCGACGGCATCGGCGGCGCTGACTTTGCCGACCGGCTCACCCGGCAGGCCCGGCGTTTCAATGTGGAGTTGCTACAGGCGCAGGAAGTCGTCGAGATTCGTGAGGAAGAAGAATCTGTCTACGTGAAGACGGCCGACGGCAACGAGTACGGGACTAAAGCAGTTCTTGTCGCCACCGGCTCCACCTACCGCCGCCTGGGCGCGCCCGGCGAAGAGGATTTGATCGGGGCCGGCATCCACTTTTGCGCCACCTGCGACGGGCCGTTTTACAGAGGCAAGCACATCGTCGTCGTCGGCGGCGGGAACAGCGCCGGCGAAGAGAGTCTGTTCCTGACGCGCTTCGCCGACAAGGTGACGATCCTGGTACGCGGCGAAGAGATGACGGCCAGCAAGGTGGTGATTGACAAGGTCAAAGAGAATCCGAAGATTGACCTGCGGCACAACACTGAAGTTGTGGAGTTTCATGGCGAGAATGGCAAGTTGAGCGCCGTCACCATCAAGAACGCCAAGACCGGTGCAACCGAGAAGCTGACGCCCGCCGGGGCCTTTATCTTCATCGGCCTCAAGCCCAACACCGGCTGGCTTCCCTCCGGCATCAAACGCGACATGTATGGCTTCATCGAGACGAATGCGATGCTGGAGACGACGATGAAGGGCGTGTTCGCCGCCGGCGACTCGCGCAAGGGCAGCACCAAGCAGGCGGCCAGCGCCGTCGGCGAGGGCGCAACAGCGGCCTTGATGGTCCGCGAATACCTCAAAGGTGTCTAG
- a CDS encoding glucosidase — MMTAEHNRLQTGGDAWRKWGPYLSERAWGTVREDYSPHGNAWEFFPHDHARSRVYRWNEDGLAGLSDDKSRLCLALALWNGKDPILKERLFGLTNSEGSHGEDVKEYYFYLDSTPTHSYLKMLYKYPQAEFPYARLVNENRGRNKHGLEFELVDTGVFHESRYFDVFVEYAKASPDDILIRITVVNRGPEAAPLHLLPTLWFRNTWGWGRDDHRPALAAMDESSVKADHPILGSYHLYCGHARFDDGKTVAPTLLFTENETNTERLWGVPNKTAFVKDGINNYVVHGQADAVNPEKAGTKMAAHYSVTVEPGKSAVVELRLRETNVNRQPSNDPFANFDSIFAQRQREADEFYDAVQANVVGDEMKMIQRQALAGMLWSKQFYHYIVDQWLKGDPGQPPPAERKNGRNREWQHLYNERVMSMPDKWEYPWYAAWDLAFHCIPLAMVDPEFAKSQLDLLLREWYQHPNGQVPAYEWAFGDVNPPVLAWAAWRIYKMEKKHFGVSDRMFLERVFHKLMINFTWWVNRKDSEGNNVFQGGFLGLDNIGVFDRSSPLPTGGHIEQSDGTSWMGMFSLNMMVMALELALTNPVYEDIATKFFEHFLFIADAMNNLGGEGIPLWNEEDEFFYDVLHLPNSYNLPMKLRSFVGLIPLFAVETLDPKLLDALPGFKARLEWMLTHRPDLARLVSRWQEPGAGERRLLALVRGHRMKRLLKRALDPGEFLSDYGVRALSKVHEQTPYTLQVDGSTYTVSYEPAESRSGLFGGNSNWRGPIWFPVNYLLIESIQKFHHYYGDDFLVECPTGSGQFLTLKQIADALSQRLIRIFTRDGDGKRAVFGGQEIFQRDPHWRDHIPFYEYFHGDNGAGIGASHQTGWTGLVAKLIQQQGGRHDE, encoded by the coding sequence ATGATGACTGCTGAACACAACCGACTCCAAACCGGCGGCGACGCCTGGCGCAAGTGGGGGCCATACCTGAGCGAGCGCGCCTGGGGCACGGTGCGCGAAGATTACAGCCCTCACGGCAACGCCTGGGAATTCTTCCCGCACGACCACGCCCGCTCGCGCGTCTATCGCTGGAATGAGGACGGTCTGGCCGGACTCTCCGACGACAAGAGCCGCTTGTGTTTGGCCCTGGCCTTGTGGAACGGCAAAGACCCGATCCTCAAAGAACGCCTCTTTGGCCTGACCAATTCCGAAGGCAGTCACGGCGAGGATGTCAAAGAGTATTACTTCTACCTCGACAGCACGCCCACGCACAGCTACCTGAAGATGCTGTACAAGTATCCGCAGGCCGAGTTCCCTTATGCTCGACTTGTAAATGAAAACAGAGGCCGGAACAAGCACGGGCTTGAGTTCGAGCTGGTAGACACCGGCGTGTTTCACGAGAGCCGCTACTTCGATGTGTTTGTCGAATACGCCAAAGCCAGCCCCGACGACATTCTGATTCGTATCACCGTCGTCAATCGCGGCCCGGAAGCCGCGCCTCTTCACCTCCTGCCCACGCTCTGGTTTCGCAACACCTGGGGCTGGGGGCGAGACGACCACCGCCCGGCGCTGGCGGCGATGGATGAGTCATCTGTCAAAGCTGATCATCCGATTTTGGGAAGCTATCATCTTTATTGTGGCCACGCCCGCTTCGACGACGGAAAGACGGTTGCCCCGACTCTCCTCTTCACCGAAAACGAGACCAACACCGAACGCCTGTGGGGTGTTCCAAACAAAACGGCCTTTGTCAAAGACGGCATCAACAACTACGTCGTTCACGGGCAGGCCGATGCCGTTAACCCGGAAAAGGCCGGGACGAAGATGGCGGCTCATTATTCAGTGACGGTTGAACCGGGGAAGTCGGCGGTGGTGGAGTTGAGGCTGAGGGAGACAAACGTCAACCGTCAACCGTCAAACGATCCCTTCGCCAATTTTGATTCGATCTTTGCTCAACGCCAACGCGAAGCCGACGAGTTCTACGACGCCGTTCAAGCTAACGTAGTTGGCGACGAGATGAAGATGATTCAGCGGCAGGCGCTGGCCGGAATGTTATGGAGCAAGCAGTTCTACCACTACATTGTTGACCAGTGGCTCAAGGGCGACCCCGGCCAGCCGCCGCCTGCCGAGCGCAAGAATGGCCGCAACCGCGAGTGGCAACATCTTTATAACGAGCGGGTGATGTCCATGCCCGACAAGTGGGAGTATCCCTGGTATGCCGCCTGGGATTTGGCCTTCCACTGCATCCCGCTGGCGATGGTAGACCCGGAGTTTGCCAAGAGCCAGCTTGATTTGCTTTTGCGCGAATGGTATCAGCACCCGAACGGGCAAGTGCCGGCTTACGAGTGGGCGTTCGGCGACGTGAACCCGCCGGTGCTGGCCTGGGCCGCCTGGCGCATCTACAAAATGGAGAAGAAACATTTCGGCGTGAGCGACCGGATGTTTCTGGAGCGCGTCTTCCACAAGTTGATGATCAACTTCACCTGGTGGGTGAACCGCAAAGACTCGGAGGGCAACAACGTCTTTCAGGGCGGCTTCCTGGGCCTCGATAACATTGGCGTGTTTGATCGCAGTTCGCCCCTGCCCACCGGCGGCCACATCGAGCAGAGCGACGGCACAAGCTGGATGGGCATGTTCAGCCTGAACATGATGGTGATGGCCCTGGAACTGGCCCTGACCAACCCGGTCTACGAAGACATCGCCACCAAATTCTTTGAGCATTTTCTGTTCATCGCCGACGCCATGAACAACCTCGGCGGCGAGGGCATTCCGCTTTGGAACGAAGAAGACGAATTCTTCTACGACGTTTTGCATTTGCCGAACAGCTACAACCTGCCAATGAAATTGCGCTCGTTCGTCGGCCTCATTCCGTTGTTCGCCGTCGAAACGCTGGACCCGAAATTGCTCGACGCCCTGCCCGGCTTCAAGGCCCGGCTGGAGTGGATGCTGACTCACCGGCCCGACCTGGCCCGCCTCGTCTCGCGCTGGCAGGAGCCGGGCGCAGGCGAGCGCCGTTTGCTGGCGCTGGTGCGCGGCCACCGCATGAAACGCCTGCTCAAGCGCGCCCTCGACCCGGGCGAGTTCTTGAGCGATTACGGCGTGCGCGCCCTGAGCAAGGTTCACGAACAGACTCCGTACACCCTTCAGGTTGACGGCTCCACCTACACCGTCAGCTACGAGCCGGCCGAGTCGCGCAGTGGCCTGTTCGGCGGCAACTCCAACTGGCGCGGCCCCATCTGGTTCCCGGTCAACTACCTGCTCATCGAATCGATCCAAAAGTTTCACCACTACTACGGCGACGACTTCCTCGTCGAGTGCCCCACCGGCTCCGGCCAGTTTCTCACCCTCAAGCAAATCGCCGACGCGCTTTCACAGCGCCTCATTCGCATTTTCACCCGCGACGGCGACGGCAAGCGCGCGGTCTTCGGCGGCCAGGAAATTTTCCAGCGCGACCCGCACTGGCGCGACCACATCCCGTTCTACGAATACTTTCACGGCGACAACGGGGCGGGAATTGGCGCCAGCCACCAGACCGGTTGGACGGGGCTGGTGGCGAAGTTGATTCAACAGCAGGGTGGGAGGCACGATGAGTAG
- a CDS encoding glycogen debranching enzyme N-terminal domain-containing protein produces the protein MLDFGRDVCGDLSTAARKEWLVTNGLGGFASGTVGGVLTRRYHGLLIAAINPPLGRTLLVAKLDEAASYGGNDYPLFANRWAGDVVNPEGHRNLERFHLEGTTPVWTFALADALLEKRIWMEQGANTTYIQYRLRRAGGPLTLAAKVLVNYRDYHGATQGGDWQMLITSVPHGLRVIAYDGATPFYLLSDRAGVAQSHDWYKNFSLSAEKSRGFDGLEDHLCIGEFRATLQPGETLTFVASVEARPSLDSAAAYARRRDYEQALLPNDSDLAENLSLGTEPTIAAISSLPPRPLAPPQLYLAADQFIVSRATPDDQNGKTIIAGYPWFGDWGRDTMISLPGLALSTGRFKIARSILRTFARFVSQGMLPNRFPDAGETPEYNTVDATLWYFEAIRAYYETTDDDELLRELFPILKDIVNWHVRGTRYQIHVDATDGLLYAGEAGVQLTWMDAKVGDWVVTPRIGKPVEINALWHNALRALAGFARRLNEPDTYTAMADRVQASFGKFWFEIGGYCYDVIDGPDGNNASLRPNQLFAVSLPHSPLSAKQQKAVVDTCARTLLTSHGLRSLAPDHSSLEPLIHHLNDHGLGSVSEIFDGDPPFTPRGCFAQAWGVAELLRAWQEVS, from the coding sequence ATGCTCGACTTCGGGCGCGACGTTTGCGGTGACTTATCAACGGCGGCCAGAAAAGAGTGGCTGGTGACCAACGGCCTCGGCGGCTTTGCTTCGGGAACAGTGGGCGGAGTGCTGACCAGGCGGTATCACGGACTCTTGATCGCCGCCATCAACCCGCCCCTGGGCCGGACCCTGCTCGTCGCCAAACTCGATGAGGCCGCCTCTTACGGGGGAAACGATTACCCGCTCTTCGCCAATCGCTGGGCAGGCGACGTTGTCAACCCTGAAGGTCATCGCAACCTCGAGCGCTTCCACCTCGAAGGCACGACTCCGGTTTGGACGTTTGCGCTGGCCGATGCTCTGCTCGAAAAGCGAATCTGGATGGAGCAAGGCGCGAACACCACTTACATTCAATATCGTTTACGCCGGGCCGGCGGGCCGCTGACTCTCGCCGCTAAAGTCCTGGTCAACTATCGCGACTATCACGGCGCAACTCAGGGCGGCGACTGGCAGATGTTGATTACCTCGGTGCCTCACGGCTTGCGAGTGATTGCCTACGACGGGGCAACGCCGTTTTACCTTTTAAGCGACCGCGCCGGCGTGGCCCAAAGCCACGACTGGTACAAGAACTTTTCGTTGAGCGCCGAGAAATCTCGCGGCTTCGACGGCCTCGAAGATCATTTGTGCATCGGCGAGTTCCGGGCCACGCTCCAGCCCGGCGAGACTCTCACCTTCGTCGCCAGCGTCGAAGCCCGGCCCAGCCTCGACAGCGCCGCCGCTTATGCCAGACGCCGGGACTATGAACAAGCATTGCTCCCAAACGACTCTGACTTGGCAGAAAACCTGTCGCTTGGAACAGAACCCACCATTGCGGCCATCTCTTCCCTGCCCCCACGCCCGCTCGCTCCGCCGCAACTCTATCTCGCCGCCGACCAATTCATCGTCAGCCGCGCCACCCCGGACGATCAGAATGGCAAGACCATCATCGCCGGCTACCCCTGGTTTGGCGATTGGGGCCGCGACACGATGATCAGCCTCCCCGGCCTGGCCCTGTCTACTGGCCGTTTCAAAATCGCCCGAAGCATTCTTCGCACCTTCGCCCGCTTTGTGAGTCAGGGCATGTTGCCCAACCGCTTCCCGGACGCCGGCGAGACGCCGGAGTACAACACGGTGGATGCGACGCTTTGGTATTTTGAAGCCATTCGCGCTTATTACGAAACAACTGACGACGACGAACTATTGCGCGAACTCTTCCCGATCTTGAAAGATATTGTGAACTGGCACGTTCGCGGCACGCGCTACCAGATTCACGTGGACGCAACCGACGGCTTGCTTTACGCGGGTGAGGCCGGTGTGCAGTTGACGTGGATGGATGCCAAAGTCGGCGATTGGGTGGTGACGCCCCGAATCGGCAAGCCGGTGGAGATCAACGCCTTGTGGCACAACGCCTTGCGCGCCCTGGCCGGCTTCGCCCGCCGCCTCAACGAACCGGACACTTACACGGCAATGGCCGACCGTGTTCAGGCGAGCTTCGGCAAGTTCTGGTTTGAGATCGGCGGCTATTGCTACGATGTGATTGACGGGCCTGACGGCAACAACGCCAGCCTGCGCCCCAATCAACTATTCGCCGTCTCACTGCCTCACAGCCCGTTGAGCGCCAAACAGCAAAAGGCCGTCGTGGACACCTGCGCCCGGACTCTGCTCACCTCACACGGCCTCCGCAGTCTGGCTCCGGATCATTCAAGTCTTGAACCGCTTATTCACCACCTCAACGATCACGGCTTGGGGAGCGTCAGCGAAATTTTCGACGGCGACCCGCCGTTCACCCCGCGCGGCTGTTTCGCCCAGGCCTGGGGTGTGGCCGAGTTGTTGCGGGCCTGGCAGGAAGTGAGCTGA